From Camelina sativa cultivar DH55 chromosome 20, Cs, whole genome shotgun sequence, the proteins below share one genomic window:
- the LOC104769920 gene encoding putative 4-hydroxy-4-methyl-2-oxoglutarate aldolase 2 → MAFVTTAEVCDANQELIRSGQLRALQPIFQIYGRRQIFSGPVVTVKVFEDNGLIRQFLEEKGNGRVLVVDGGGSQRCAILGGNPVVQAQNNGWAGIVVNGCIRDVDEINGCDIGVRALASHPIKASKKGLGEQRVPVNIAGTRICDGEWLYADTDGILVSQIELSV, encoded by the exons atggcGTTTGTGACCACTGCTGAAGTATGTGACGCGAATCAAGAGCTGATTCGGAGTGGTCAGCTCCGAGCTTTGCAACCCATTTTCCAGATTTATGGCCGTCGACAAATATTCTCAGGACCAGTTGTTACTGTCAAAGTATTTGAAGACAATGGCTTAATCCGTCAATTCCTCGAGGAGAAAG GAAACGGTAGAGTACTTGTGGTGGATGGTGGAGGTAGTCAACGATGTGCGATACTCGGAGGTAACCCCGTGGTTCAAGCTCAGAACAACGGATGGGCGGGAATCGTTGTGAACGGATGCATCAGAGATGTGGATGAGATCAACGGTTGTGATATCGGAGTGAGAGCTTTGGCTTCTCATCCGATAAAGGCGAGTAAGAAAGGACTTGGAGAACAAAGAGTTCCGGTTAATATTGCAGGGACTAGGATTTGTGATGGAGAATGGCTTTATGCAGATACTGATGGGATCCTTGTCTCCCAGATTGAGTTATCCGTTTAA
- the LOC104769919 gene encoding defensin-like protein 24, producing the protein MAYSKIVIFAILALSLLLLSGAETINAVMRRSKFRCCKNQADFGTCDTKEDDRRCEKMCLHGCSANKGGGCQPIDAAPGSVCSCYC; encoded by the exons atggCCTACTCAAAAATCGTTATTTTTGCCATCCTAGCTCTgtctcttcttctactttccG GTGCTGAAACAATAAACGCTGTGATGCGTCGCAGCAAATTCAGGTGTTGCAAAAATCAGGCAGATTTTGGAACTTGTGATACAAAAGAAGATGATCGGAGATGCGAAAAGATGTGTCTTCATGGTTGTTCCGCTAACAAAGGTGGTGGCTGTCAACCTATAGACGCTGCCCCTGGTTCTGTTTGTTCATGTTACTGTTaa